Proteins from a single region of Rutidosis leptorrhynchoides isolate AG116_Rl617_1_P2 unplaced genomic scaffold, CSIRO_AGI_Rlap_v1 contig596, whole genome shotgun sequence:
- the LOC139884736 gene encoding dihydrodipicolinate reductase-like protein CRR1, chloroplastic, with product MAALSSQFYISHKLIKSRHLLPISCTMQQPSQSNIKVVINGAAKEIGRAAVIAVTKARGMELAGAVDSHLVGEDIGKLCDMEEPLEIPIINDLTMVLGSISQSKATGVVVDFTDPSSVYDNVKQATAFGMNSIVYVPRIKIETVSALSAFCEKASMGCLVAPTLSMGSILLQQAAIQASFHYNNVEVVESRPHATDFPSSDAVQIANNLSSIGQIYNREDISTEIKARGQVIGEDGVRVHSLVLPGLPSSTTVYFSGPGEVYSIKHDITDVQCLMPGLLLAIRRVNRLKSLVYGLEKLV from the exons ATGGCAGCTCTAAGCAGCCAGTTTTACATTAGCCACAAATTAATAAAATCCAGGCATCTTCTTCCTATTTCCTGCACAATGCAACAACCCTCACAGAGCAATATTAAGGTAGTTATCAATGGAGCAGCTAAAGAAATCGGAAGAGCTGCCGTCATCGCCGTTACTAAAGCTAGAGGAATGGAACTTGCTGGTGCTGTGGATTCCCATCTTGTTGGAGAAGATATTGGAAAGCTGTGTGACATGGAAGAACCTTTGGAAATTCCAATAATAAATGATCTTACTATGGTTTTGGGTTCCATATCCCAG TCAAAAGCAACTGGAGTTGTAGTTGATTTTACGGACCCTTCTTCGGTTTACGACAATGTGAAACAG GCTACTGCATTTGGCATGAATAGCATTGTTTACGTGCCTCGAATCAAAATCGAAACAGTTTCTGCGTTATCTGCATTCTGTGAGAAAGCCAGCATG GGGTGTCTGGTAGCACCAACTCTGTCTATGGGATCAATACTACTACAACAAGCTGCCATTCAAGCTTCATTCCACTACAACAATGTTGAAGTTGTCGAATCACGACCTCACGCAACG GACTTTCCCTCATCAGATGCTGTACAAATTGCCAACAACCTCTCAAGTATTGGCCAGATTTACAATAGAGAAGACATCTCCACAGAAATTAAG GCAAGGGGTCAAGTAATTGGGGAAGACGGAGTTCGAGTGCATAGCTTAGTCTTACCAGGGCTCCCTTCCAGTACAACTGTTTACTTTTCTGGACCAGGAGAG GTATACTCTATCAAACATGATATCACAGATGTACAGTGCCTCATGCCTGGCTTACTCCTTGCTATAAGAAGGGTCAATCGTCTCAAG AGTCTGGTATATGGCCTCGAGAAATTAGTCTAG
- the LOC139884733 gene encoding serine/arginine-rich splicing factor RS31-like yields the protein MKPIFCGNFDYDAREPDVERLFRKYGKVDRVDMKSGFAFIYMEDERDAEDAIRALDRTEFGRKGRRLRVEWTKQERDIRKSGGSRRSSANTKPSKTLFVINFDPRDTRPKDLEKHFESYGKIANVRIRRNFAFVQYEFQEDATRALEATNMSKLLDQVISVEYAARDDDERRNRHSPNRGRDRSPDRRGYDRRRSPSPYGRERGSPDYGHGHDRKERASPDYGRGPRGHSPSPYKRDRPNSDLARAAARSPSLREREKASPEDGHREREKASPENGRAANRSPYRRERLSPGNGKDITHNPNSRERRSSENGPDRSPSPDNGRALSPDSRPETRDSPGSQDNEKRYRGFVPTLM from the exons ATGAAACCTATTTTCTGCGGAAATTTCGACTATGATGCACGTGAGCCTGATGTGGAACGGCTCTTTAGAAAATATGGGAAGGTCGACCGAGTGGATATGAAATCTG GTTTTGCTTTCATCTATATGGAAGATGAAAGAGATGCAGAGGATGCTATTCGCGCACTTGATCGGACAGAATTTGGTCGAAAGGGTCGCAGACTTCGTGTTGAATGGACAAAG CAAGAACGAGACATTAGAAAGTCTGGGGGTTCGAGAAGATCTTCGGCAAATACAAAGCCTTCGAAGACCTTGTTTGTCATCAATTTTGATCCCCGTGACACTCGACCCAAAGACTTGGAGAAGCATTTTGAGTCTTATGGAAAAATAGCTAATGTGAGGATTCGGAGGAATTTTGCATTTGTTCAATATGAATTTCAGGAAGATGCCACCAGAGCCCTGGAGGCTACTAATATGAG CAAGTTACTTGATCAAGTGATCTCAGTGGAATATGCTGCTCGAGATGATGATGAACGTAGAAACCGACATAGCCCTAACAGAGGCCGTGATAGATCACCTGATAGGAGAGGCTATGATAGAAGGCGGTCCCCAAGTCCGTACGGAAGAGAAAGGGGCAGCCCAGATTATGGACATGGTCATGACCGGAAAGAGAGGGCCAGTCCTGATTATGGTCGCGGTCCTCGTGGGCACAGCCCGAGCCCATATAAGCGAGACCGGCCCAACTCTGATCTTGCACGTGCTGCTGCACGTAGTCCTTCCCTTAGAGAAAGAGAGAAAGCCAGTCCTGAGGATGGCCATAGAGAAAGAGAGAAAGCTAGTCCGGAAAATGGCCGTGCTGCGAATCGTAGCCCGTATCGTAGAGAGAGGCTGAGCCCTGGCAATGGCAAAGACATCACCCATAACCCAAATTCGAGAGAGAGGCGAAGCTCTGAAAATGGACCTGACCGCAGCCCTAGTCCTGATAATGGCCGTGCCCTGAGTCCAGATTCCAGGCCCGAGACTAGAGACAGCCCCGGAAGCCAGGATAATGAGAAGAGATATCGCGGGTTTGTGCCTACGCTCATGTAA
- the LOC139884732 gene encoding protein COFACTOR ASSEMBLY OF COMPLEX C SUBUNIT B CCB2, chloroplastic-like: MSTISFNPLIQLKLRPKLGAKTSKSSSISARLDNSQDEQLNLSVLRFTLGIPGLDESYLPRWIGYGFGSLIVVNHFLSSNSTPAQLTSEALGLCLAGFSVSLPYLGKFLKGATNSTDQMILPEEASQVFVMSEDVSDTQKEDLAWATYILLRNTKTTAVLVWISGQLCARGYWNIPDDVSKDQLLGWFEKQVEKLGLSEFKDTVYFPQSSDSELWEMLPKGTRSVLVQPVLSLPSSSTSDQMDQIEGFVLLTSTTGYAYSDRDRSWIRAVANKFRGKFIPMYKLLFLLIVILIDIDFSMTSPLMARLHYLWRRPDIEMNAIAKDYNIGF, encoded by the exons ATGAGCACCATCTCATTCAATCCGTTAATTCAGTTGAAATTGCGACCTAAACTTGGCGCCAAAACCAGTAAATCGTCATCAATCTCTGCTCGTCTAGACAATTCCCAGGATGAGCAGCTCAATCTCTCGGTTCTTCGATTCACACTCG GGATTCCTGGATTAGATGAATCGTATTTGCCCAGATGGATTGGTTACGGGTTCGGTTCACTCATCGTAGTGAACCATTTCTTGAGCTCAAATTCAACTCCAGCACAGCTG ACATCTGAAGCTCTGGGTCTTTGCTTGGCTGGATTCTCTGTTTCTCTTCCTTATCTCGGTAAATTCCTCAAG GGTGCTACTAATTCAACAGACCAAATGATTCTCCCTGAAGAAGCGTCGCAAGTTTTCGTAATGTCTGAAGATGTATCAGATACTCAGAAGGAGGATTTAGCTTGGGCCACATACATTTTACTGCGTAATACCAAGACCACGGCTGTT CTAGTATGGATCAGTGGTCAATTATGTGCACGTGGCTACTGGAACATACCCGATGATGTATCAAAAGATCAATTACTTGGTTGGTTTGAGAAGCAGGTTGAGAAGCTTGGCCTCTCGGAGTTTAAGGACACCGTATATTTCCCTCAAAGTTCAG ATTCTGAACTCTGGGAGATGCTTCCAAAGGGGACTCGTTCTGTCCTGGTACAGCCAGTGCTATCTCTTCCGAGCTCATCCACCAGTGATCAGATGGACCAAATCGAAGGGTTTGTCTTGTTGACGTCTACCACAGGATATGCCTATAGTGACAGGGACAGGTCCTGGATTAGAGcagttgcaaacaagtttagaggtAAATTTATACCCATG TATAAGTTATTGTTTCTTTTAATCGTTATTCTCATTGACATTGATTTTTCTATGACTAGTCCGTTGATGGCGAGATTG CACTATTTATGGAGAAGACCAGACATAGAAATGAATGCCATAGCTAAGGACTACAATATTGGATTCTGA
- the LOC139884735 gene encoding uncharacterized protein produces MISSFLGKKKKTLTLGGMTSLAAGIYTTREGAKVIWGYVDKILGHPSLIRESSRGKYPWSGFFSRGMSSVARTAEKGNASVNGNASGFGDVILHPSLQKRVVQLASATANTKSHNAPFRNILFYGPPGTGKTMAARELATKSGLDYALMTGGDVAPLGAQAVTKIHRLFDWAKKSNRGLLIFIDEADAFLCKRNKTYKSEAQRSALNALLFRTGDQTKDIVLALATNRPGDLDSAVADRIDEVFEFPLPEEEERFKLLKLYLQKYIAQAGSRESGWFRNLFKRQPQKIEIKGLTDDIIKEAAAKTDGFSGREIAKLMASVQAAVYGSLNCVLDPIQFNEVVDYKVAEHQQRKKLAAAADQAKAN; encoded by the exons ATGATTTCCTCCTTTCTAGGAAAAAAGAAAAAAACCCTTACCCTGGGTGGAATGAC ATCTCTAGCAGCTGGTATTTACACGACAAG GGAAGGTGCAAAAGTGATCTGGGGTTATGTTGATAAAATATTGGGACACCCATCTCTGATCAGAGAGTCATCCCGAGGGAAATACCCTTGGTCGGGCTTTTTCTCTCGTGGCATGAGCTCTGTAGCACGTACTGCTGAGAAAGGGAATGCTTCTGTGAATGGGAATGCAAGTGGGTTTGGCGATGTAATTTTACACCCCTCACTTCAAAAAAGAGTTGTCCAGTTGGCTAGTGCAACTGCAAACACAAAATCTCATAATGCACCTTTCCGAAACATTCTTTTCTATGGCcctcctggaacagggaagacaaTGGCTGCTAGAGAACTGGCTACTAAATCT GGGCTAGATTATGCATTGATGACAGGTGGTGATGTTGCTCCACTGGGAGCACAAGCTGTTACAAAAATACATCGGTTGTTTGATTGGGCTAAGAAGTCGAACAGGGGTTTATTGATCTTCATTGACGAAGCAGATGCATTTTTGTGCAA AAGGAACAAAACCTACAAGAGTGAAGCTCAAAGAAGTGCACTAAACGCTCTTCTTTTCCGGACTGGTGACCAAACTAAGGATATCGTCCTTGCTCTTGCCACTAATCGACCTGGTGATCTCGATTCAGCAGTAGCAGATCGCATAGACGAAGTCTTCGAGTTCCCTTTACCCGAAGAAGAAGAGCGCTTCAAGCTTTTAAAGCTTTACCTCCAAAAATATATAGCTCAGGCAGGGTCAAGGGAATCTGGTTGGTTTCGGAATTTGTTTAAACGACAACCACAAAAGATAGAGATCAAGGGTCTGACTGATGACATCATAAAGGAAGCAGCTGCTAAAACGGATGGCTTCTCGGGAAGGGAAATAGCAAAATTGATGGCTAGTGTCCAAGCTGCTGTTTATGGTAGTTTGAATTGTGTGCTTGATCCTATCCAGTTCAATGAAGTAGTTGATTATAAAGTTGCAGAGCATCAACAGAGAAAGAAACTGGCAGCTGCTGCTGATCAAGCTAAAGCTAATTGA
- the LOC139884734 gene encoding LOW QUALITY PROTEIN: uncharacterized protein (The sequence of the model RefSeq protein was modified relative to this genomic sequence to represent the inferred CDS: inserted 1 base in 1 codon), whose amino-acid sequence AVGIYTTREGAKVIWGYVDRILGQPSLIRESSRGKYPWLGFFSRGMSSIARTAEKGNASVNGNASGFGDVILHPSLQKRVVQLASATANTKSHNAPFRNILFYGPPGTGKTMAARELATKSGLDYALMTGGDVAPLGAQAVTKIHRLFDWAKKSNRGXLLFIDEADAFLCERNKTYKSEAQRSALNALLFRTGDQSKDIVLALATNRPGDLDSAVADRIDEVLEFPLPEEEERFKLLKLYLQKYIAQAGSRESGWFRNLFKRQPQKIEIKGLTDDIIKEAAAKTDGFSGREIAKLMASVQAAVYGSLNCVLDPIQFNEVVDYKVAEHQQRKKLAAAADQAKAN is encoded by the exons GCAGTTGGTATTTACACGACGAG GGAAGGTGCAAAAGTGATCTGGGGTTATGTTGATAGAATATTGGGACAGCCATCTCTGATCAGAGAGTCATCCCGAGGGAAATACCCTTGGTTGGGCTTTTTCTCTCGTGGCATGAGCTCTATAGCACGTACTGCTGAGAAAGGGAATGCTTCTGTGAATGGGAATGCAAGTGGGTTTGGCGATGTAATTTTACACCCCTCACTTCAAAAAAGAGTTGTCCAGTTGGCTAGTGCAACTGCAAACACAAAATCTCATAATGCACCTTTCCGAAACATTCTTTTCTATGGCcctcctggaacagggaagacaaTGGCTGCTAGAGAACTGGCTACTAAATCT GGGCTAGATTATGCATTGATGACAGGTGGTGATGTTGCTCCACTGGGAGCACAAGCTGTTACAAAAATACATCGGTTGTTTGATTGGGCTAAGAAGTCGAACAGGG TTTTGCTCTTCATTGACGAAGCAGATGCATTTTTGTGCGA AAGGAACAAAACCTACAAGAGTGAAGCTCAAAGAAGTGCACTAAACGCTCTTCTTTTCCGGACTGGTGACCAATCTAAGGATATCGTCCTTGCTCTCGCCACTAATCGACCTGGTGATCTCGATTCAGCAGTAGCAGATCGCATAGACGAAGTCCTCGAGTTCCCTTTACCCGAAGAAGAAGAGCGCTTCAAGCTTTTAAAGCTTTACCTCCAAAAATATATAGCTCAGGCAGGGTCAAGGGAATCTGGTTGGTTTCGGAATTTGTTTAAACGACAACCACAAAAGATAGAGATCAAGGGTCTGACTGATGACATCATAAAGGAAGCAGCTGCTAAAACGGATGGCTTCTCAGGAAGGGAAATAGCAAAATTGATGGCTAGTGTCCAAGCTGCTGTTTATGGTAGTTTGAATTGTGTGCTTGATCCTATCCAGTTCAATGAAGTAGTTGATTATAAAGTTGCAGAGCATCAACAGAGAAAGAAACTGGCAGCTGCTGCTGATCAAGCTAAAGCTAATTGA